One genomic window of Mogibacterium diversum includes the following:
- a CDS encoding YdbC family protein, which yields MATNNERSVTYKILDHIGVLATYKNNWSKELNLIQWNDRTPKFDIRDWDSDHEHMSRGITLHEDEARELSRLLADRFEDMPASEDEGN from the coding sequence ATGGCAACTAACAATGAAAGAAGTGTAACCTACAAGATTTTGGATCACATCGGGGTACTGGCTACCTATAAGAACAATTGGAGCAAGGAGCTTAACCTTATTCAGTGGAATGACAGAACACCGAAGTTCGATATTCGTGACTGGGACTCTGATCACGAGCATATGAGCAGAGGGATTACTTTGCATGAGGATGAAGCTAGGGAACTCTCGAGGCTTCTTGCTGATAGGTTCGAGGATATGCCAGCTTCAGAAGATGAAGGCAATTAG